The Corynebacterium halotolerans YIM 70093 = DSM 44683 region ATCCTGATGGCCAAGGTCCAGGACGAGGCCGGCCACGGCCTCTACCTGTACTCCGCCGCCGAGACCCTCGGCACCTCCCGCGACGAGCTGGTCGACCAGCTGCTGAGCGGCAAGGCGAAGTACTCGTCGATCTTCAACTACCCGGCGCGCACCTGGGCCGACATCGGCGCGATCGGTTGGCTCGTCGACGGCGCCGCCATCGCCAACCAGGTGCCGCTGTGCCGTGCCTCCTACGCCCCCTACGGCCGGGCGATGGTGCGTATCTGCAAGGAGGAGTCCTTCCACCAGCGCCAGGGCTGGGAGATCCTCCACGAGCTCGCCCACGGCACCGCGGAGCAGAAGCAGATGGCGCAGGAGGCGATCAACCGCTTCTACGGCCCGGCGCTGCAGATGTTCGGCCCGCCGGACGAGGACTCCCCGAACTCCCGGCAGTCGATGGCCTGGAACATCAAGCGCTTCAGCAACGATGAGCTGCGCCAGCGCTTCGTCGACATGATCGTGCCCCAGGCCGAGGCCCTCGGCCTCCACTTCGAGGACCCGGACCTGAAGTGGAACGAGGAGCGCGGCCACTACGACTACGGCGAGCTCGACTGGGACGAGTTCAAGTCCGTCATCAAGGGCAACGGCCCCTGCAACGCCCAGCGCATGCAGCGGCGCCGTCAGGCATTCGACGAGGGCGCCTGGGTGCGCGAGGCGGCCGCCGCCTTCGCCACCAGGCACGAGTCCGCCGACACCCGGCTGACCGCCTAAAGCCGCCCGACCCAGCCCGAAGCACCGGAAACCAAGGAGAAACGCCATGTCCAACCAGTCCTGGCCCATGTGGGAGGTCTTCGTCCGCTCCTCCCGCGGCCTGTCCCACGTCCACGCCGGTTCACTGCACGCCGCCGACGCCACCATGGCCCTGCGCCACGCCCGCGACCTCTACACGCGCCGCAACGAGGGCACCTCCGTGTGGGTCGTCCCCTCCGAGACCGTGGTCTCCTCCGACCCGGACTCCAAGGGCGGGTTCTTCGAGTCCCCGCAGGGCAAGAGCTACCGCCACGCCACCTACTACGCCAAGACCGAGGGGGTGCCTCACCTGTGAGCAGCTTCGCCACCGCGGATTCCGCCACCCGCCACACCCAGGGTGACGCCATCACCGCAGAAGACATCCAGGCCTCCGGCGCCACCGCCACCGAGGACGCCGCCACCTACGCGCTGATGCTCGCCGACGACGCCCTCATCCTCGCCCAGCGTCTGGGCTGGTGGGTCTCCCGCGCGCCGGAGATGGAGGAGGACATCGCGCTCGGGAACATCGCCCTCGACCTCGTGGGCCACGCCCGCTTCCTCTACAGCTACGCCGGCACCGCCTGGGGGAGGTCCGAGGACGACCTCGCCTACTTCCGCGACGAGGAGGAGTTCCGCTCCGCCCGCCTCGTCGAGCAGGAGAACGGCGACTTCGGCCACACCATCGCCCGCCAGCTCCTGTTCGCCCACTACCAGCTGGGGCTCTACACGGCGCTGTGCGAGTCGACCGACCCGACGCTGGCCGCCATCGCGGCCAAGGCGGTCAAGGAGGTCGAGTACCACGTCGACCACGCCAACCAGTGGGTGCTGCGTCTCGGTCTCGGCACGGAGGAGTCCCACCGCCGCATGACCGCCGGCCTGGAGAACATGTGGCCCTACCTGGCCGAGCTCTTCGAGGACCTGCCGGTCCACGAGCGGCTCGCCGCCGCCGGCGCGGGCGTGCTGCCCTCCCGCCTGCGCGCCGGGTTCGACGAGCGTATCGCCCACGTCCTGCAGCAGTCCGGCCTGGAGGTCCCCGCCGTTCCGCAGGCCCGTTCGGGTCAGCGCACCGGCTGCTTCAGCGAGTACCGCGGCTTCATCCTCGCGGAGATGCAGTCGCTGGCCCGCCGCCACCCCGGCGTCACCTGGTGACCGCCAGGTAGCCACCCGCACACCCCGCCGCCGTACCCGCCGCGCGCTCAGCGCCCCGCCCGAAGGAGGCTCCCGTGTCCGTCACCGACACCTCCCCCCATCCCCTGCGCCCCGCCGACCCCGGGGCGGCGCAGATCTGGGACCTGGCCGCCACCGTCCCCGACCCGGAGATCCCGGTGATCTCCATCGCCGACCTGGGTATCCTGCGCGACGCCCGGATCGAGGACGGCACCCCGGTCGTCACCATCACCCCGACGTACTCCGGCTGCCCCGCGATGGACCGGATCACCAGCGACGTCCGGGAGGCCCTCACCGCCGCCGGTCACGACGACGCCCGCGTAGAGCTGGTGCTCCAGCCGGCCTGGAGCACGGACTGGATCACGGAGAAGGGGCGCGACGAGCTGCGCGAGTACGGCATCGCACCCCCGGCCCACTCCACCGCCGGGACGAGTCAGGGCCCGGTCCGCCTGACCCTCCTGCGCCCGGAGCCCGTGGCCTGCCCCCGCTGCTCCTCCACCAACACCCGCAAGCTCAGCCACTTCGGCTCAACATCCTGCAAGTCGCTCTACAGCTGCCAGGACTGCCTCGAGCCCTTCGACTACTTCAAGGTGCACTGATGACCACTCCCACCAAGCACAAGGCAAAGTTCAACGCGCTGGCGGTCTCCGAGATCCGCCGCCTGACCGATGAAGCGGTCGAGGTCAGCTTCCAGGTTCCGGAGGAGCTGCGTGACGATTACGACTACGTCCCCGGACAGTACGTGGCCCTGCGCGCCACCATCGACGGCCAGGAGATCCGGCGCTCCTACTCGATCTGCGACATCCCCCGCCCCGGCCTGATCCGGGTGGCCATCAAGAAGAACCTCGGCGGGCTGTTCTCCACCTGGGCCAACGAGGAACTGACCGTGGGCACCACCATCGAGGTGATGAACCCGCAGGGCGCGTTCACCCCCCGCACCCACGTGACCTCTCTCAACGACGCCGAGGAGATCCTCGACCACGACCTGGCCGACGCCGAGGCCCCGCACCTGGTGGCCATCGCCGCCGGCTCCGGCATCACCCCGATCATGTCCATCGCCCAGGCGGTGCTCGCGGGCAGCCCGCAGGCCACCTTCGAGCTGGTCTACGCCAACAAGGGCGGCGGCGACGTCATGTTCGCCGAGGAGATCGGCGACCTGAAGGACAAGTACCCGACCCGCTTCGCCGTCCACCACGTCCTGTCCCGCGAGCAGCGCGTCAATCCGCTGTTCTCCGGCCGCATCGACGACGAGAAGCTCTCCCTCCTGCTCGAGCACGTCGTCCAGACCGACCGGGTGCGCGAGTGGTTCCTGTGCGGCCCCTTCGAGCTGGTGCAGCTGTGCCGCGATGAGCTGGCGGGCAAGGGCGTCGACAGCCAGGACATCCGCTTCGAGCTGTTCTCCACCGGCAAGCCCTCCGACGGGCCGCAGCAGGGCAACACCGGCCGCCCGGTCGTCGCCGACCCCAAGGGCAGGAACATCACCATCTCCTTCACCCTGGACGGCCTGTCGGGCTCGGTCGACTCCCCGGTCAGCGCGAAGGAGACCATCCTCAACGCCGCCCTGCGCGCGCGTCCCGACGTCCCGTTCGCCTGCGCCGGCGGCGTGTGCGGCACCTGCCGCGCCAAGGTCGTCGAGGGCGAGTACGAGATGGACGAGAACTACGCCCTCGAGCCCGACGAGGTGGCCGACGGTTACGTCCTGACCTGCCAGACCCGCCCGAAGGGCGACTGCCTCACCGTCGACTACGACGCCTGACCGACCCGCCGACCAGCCCCCGACCAGAAGGAAGGACGCAGCCGCCATGATCGACCTCATCATCGACGACAACACCGCCGAAGTGGTGCTCAACAACCCGAAGGCCCTCAACGCACTGGGAGAGGCCGACCTCCGGGAGCTCTCCGACGCCTACGCCGAGGCCGAGGCCCGCGGCGTGCGGGCACTGCTTCTGCGCGGTGAGGGCAAGGGCTTCTCCGCCGGCCGCAACATCAAGGGCCTGAACCCGGCCGATGACGACGCCACCGACTACCTGGCCCGCCAGGTCACCCCGGTGCTGAGGCAGATGAGCCAGTTCCCGGCGCCGACCTTCGCCGCCGTCCACGGCGCGTGCCTGGGTGTGGGCCTGGGCCTGGCCATCGCCACCGACATCGTCTACGTCGCCGAGGACGCGAAATTCGGTTCCCCGTTCGCCAACCTGGGTGCCACCCTCGACTCCGGCGGCCACGCCCTGTTCGTCGAGCGCCTCGGCGCCCACCGGGCGATGGATCTCATCGTCACCGGCGAGCTGATCTCCGGCACCGAGGCCGTC contains the following coding sequences:
- the paaB gene encoding 1,2-phenylacetyl-CoA epoxidase subunit PaaB — protein: MSNQSWPMWEVFVRSSRGLSHVHAGSLHAADATMALRHARDLYTRRNEGTSVWVVPSETVVSSDPDSKGGFFESPQGKSYRHATYYAKTEGVPHL
- the paaE gene encoding 1,2-phenylacetyl-CoA epoxidase subunit PaaE, whose translation is MTTPTKHKAKFNALAVSEIRRLTDEAVEVSFQVPEELRDDYDYVPGQYVALRATIDGQEIRRSYSICDIPRPGLIRVAIKKNLGGLFSTWANEELTVGTTIEVMNPQGAFTPRTHVTSLNDAEEILDHDLADAEAPHLVAIAAGSGITPIMSIAQAVLAGSPQATFELVYANKGGGDVMFAEEIGDLKDKYPTRFAVHHVLSREQRVNPLFSGRIDDEKLSLLLEHVVQTDRVREWFLCGPFELVQLCRDELAGKGVDSQDIRFELFSTGKPSDGPQQGNTGRPVVADPKGRNITISFTLDGLSGSVDSPVSAKETILNAALRARPDVPFACAGGVCGTCRAKVVEGEYEMDENYALEPDEVADGYVLTCQTRPKGDCLTVDYDA
- a CDS encoding enoyl-CoA hydratase/isomerase family protein — translated: MIDLIIDDNTAEVVLNNPKALNALGEADLRELSDAYAEAEARGVRALLLRGEGKGFSAGRNIKGLNPADDDATDYLARQVTPVLRQMSQFPAPTFAAVHGACLGVGLGLAIATDIVYVAEDAKFGSPFANLGATLDSGGHALFVERLGAHRAMDLIVTGELISGTEAVNAGLFSRAVPADQLLDFTRERARKAANGATQAFLTSRRLVHDIRDNGTGLWASVDAENAAQGQLCSSEDYAEGFAAFNEKRTPVFAGR
- the paaC gene encoding 1,2-phenylacetyl-CoA epoxidase subunit PaaC; the encoded protein is MSSFATADSATRHTQGDAITAEDIQASGATATEDAATYALMLADDALILAQRLGWWVSRAPEMEEDIALGNIALDLVGHARFLYSYAGTAWGRSEDDLAYFRDEEEFRSARLVEQENGDFGHTIARQLLFAHYQLGLYTALCESTDPTLAAIAAKAVKEVEYHVDHANQWVLRLGLGTEESHRRMTAGLENMWPYLAELFEDLPVHERLAAAGAGVLPSRLRAGFDERIAHVLQQSGLEVPAVPQARSGQRTGCFSEYRGFILAEMQSLARRHPGVTW
- the paaD gene encoding 1,2-phenylacetyl-CoA epoxidase subunit PaaD; translated protein: MSVTDTSPHPLRPADPGAAQIWDLAATVPDPEIPVISIADLGILRDARIEDGTPVVTITPTYSGCPAMDRITSDVREALTAAGHDDARVELVLQPAWSTDWITEKGRDELREYGIAPPAHSTAGTSQGPVRLTLLRPEPVACPRCSSTNTRKLSHFGSTSCKSLYSCQDCLEPFDYFKVH
- the paaA gene encoding 1,2-phenylacetyl-CoA epoxidase subunit PaaA, which produces MTTATATTPLHSTEDEAGQQRFDQLIAEDSRIEPTDWMPAAYRKTLTRQISQHAHSEIIGMQPEANWITRAPSLKRKAILMAKVQDEAGHGLYLYSAAETLGTSRDELVDQLLSGKAKYSSIFNYPARTWADIGAIGWLVDGAAIANQVPLCRASYAPYGRAMVRICKEESFHQRQGWEILHELAHGTAEQKQMAQEAINRFYGPALQMFGPPDEDSPNSRQSMAWNIKRFSNDELRQRFVDMIVPQAEALGLHFEDPDLKWNEERGHYDYGELDWDEFKSVIKGNGPCNAQRMQRRRQAFDEGAWVREAAAAFATRHESADTRLTA